In Hymenobacter volaticus, the genomic window ATCTTCAGGATGTTGGCCTTGTGAGCTAAGGTCACTTTTTTGCGGCCATGCCGGTCGGCATACGCAAACGCGGCGCGGCAGATTTTGCGCGAGCCTTCTTTGGTAATGCGGTTGAAAGAGTCGGCAATGCCGAGGCGCTCGTCGTACACTTCTAGGCCCGAGTACAAGCCCTCGGTGTTTTCGCGGAACAGCACTAAGTCAATGCCTTCGTAACGCGTTTTGATGCCTTCGGTGGTTTTGGAAGGCCGCACGTTCTGATAGAGGTCGTATTTCTGGCGCAGCGTCACGTTGATGCTGCGGAAGCCCTTGCCTACCGGCGTCGTGATGGGGCCTTTCAATGCCACCCGGTTTTTCTCCAACGACGAAAGCAGCGCCTGTGGAATCAGCTCGCCCGACTGGTCGAAGGTAGTTTGGCCAGCGTTCTGCTCTTCCCACTGTACGGGCACCTGCGCCGCCGTGAAAATATCAGTTACCGCTTTCGTGATTTCGGGGCCAATGCCGTCGCCGGGGATGAGGGTGATGAGGTGCATCAAGTAGTGAGTGAAGTGAGGGATGGGGAATCAAGCTTGCCAACCAAGCTACGCGCCCGCAAAGGTACCACACCAGAATGTGCTTATAATGAAAAAAGTGCTGATAAGCTGATAGGCAATGGTGAAGCAACACCTCTGCAAATCAGCTTATCAGCACTTCTTACCGCCCGCGGGAGCTACTAAATCGTCTTGCGGGAATTGATTTGATTGATGAGCTGATCGACATCACCTAAAAGCTGCTCGGCTTTGCTCTTGGCATCCTGAATAACGCGTTGGCCTTCGCTTTTAGCCGAAGACGGTCCTACATCCGAACGGCTCGTAACGAGGTTCTCGGTAAGGTCGGCGAGGTTTTCGCGGTATTTTTCCAGCTTGTAACTCAGCCAGCTACGGGTTTCGCGGCCCTTTTCGGGGCGTACAATAGTCCGACGAGGGCACCAGTCAGGGCACCGCCCGTGAAGCACAGAAGACCAGTTATGGTTTTGCTACCCATGGAATTAGGAGTGAGTATAAGGGATGGGGATTGAGACAGGGAAAGTGAACCTAAATACGCAGAAGTTACGGTTGAGATATAATTCGCTTGCATCAAGAGCCGCGCAGTCGAGTGCCCGCCTGCTCCCATACCAATTGGCGCTAACCGTTTGGCACAGCGGGCTACTGGTTGTCGAGCAACCCGCGGCCCGACTTGCGAATGGCTCCGCTAGCCGTCAGATCTTGCGCCAATTTATCTAGAATCCCGTTCACAAACTGCTTGCTCTTGGGTGTGCTGTAAATCTTACTGATTTCAATGTACTCGTTGATGGTTACTTTCACGGGTATACCACGGAAGAGGTGCATCTCGCAAAGCGCCATCTTGAGCAGAATTTTATCGGTGAGGGCCACCCGCTCTACGTCCCAATTTTGCGTTGATTCGGCAATCAGCTTCTCGTACTTTTCGTCTTCAGTGAGCGTCTGCTTGTAAAGGCTTTCGGCAAACTCTTTGTCTTCCTGCCAGTTGGCCGATAACGACATGAGTTCCAACGTTTCGTTGGCCGCTTCGTCGAGCATCTTCACCGTCTTGAGCACAAGGTTCTTGACGATGGGCCGGTTCTCTTCCCAGTTCAAGTCATCTTGCTCTAAATAGCGAGGCAAGCTCTCGCCCTTGAAAACGTAGGTTTTGTACAGATGCTTCAGCATCTCCTGGTCTTCGGTGTAGTTGCCCGCGGGCGCCGCCAGATAGCTTAGGAGCTCCGGGTCTTGCCGCATTTCGTTGCGCCACGCCAAGCGTAAGGCTTCCCGCTCGTCTTCCCCCTGCCACCGCTGCGAACGGCGGATGGTGAGGTCGATGAGTTGCTGGTTGCTTATCAGCTTCGCAATGGCCTGGTTCTGCTCGAGCCGGGTGGTATCGAGCAATGGCTCCTTGGATGCCAAGTGCCGACGGGCTTCCCGGCCTTTCTCTTCCTCAATTAT contains:
- a CDS encoding YtxH domain-containing protein, with the protein product MLHGRCPDWCPRRTIVRPEKGRETRSWLSYKLEKYRENLADLTENLVTSRSDVGPSSAKSEGQRVIQDAKSKAEQLLGDVDQLINQINSRKTI
- a CDS encoding isocitrate/isopropylmalate dehydrogenase family protein produces the protein MHLITLIPGDGIGPEITKAVTDIFTAAQVPVQWEEQNAGQTTFDQSGELIPQALLSSLEKNRVALKGPITTPVGKGFRSINVTLRQKYDLYQNVRPSKTTEGIKTRYEGIDLVLFRENTEGLYSGLEVYDERLGIADSFNRITKEGSRKICRAAFAYADRHGRKKVTLAHKANILKMAGTLMLNACKEASNEFPHIVFEDKIIDNMCMQLVNKPEQFDVVVTTNLFGDILSDLCAGLVGGLGVVAGANIGDDMAIFEAVHGSAPDIAGQGKANPTALLRSALMMLHHLGEHQYADTIEQALEATLKDKEKCTGDLGGKASTSEFAQAIIDNLGK
- the nusB gene encoding transcription antitermination factor NusB, whose amino-acid sequence is MLNRRTLRIKVMQALYAYHQAVGSDFLLANDRIADAFAPDLTSPEPQDRRLLKGQQKMAELTFKEWHKSGQEPEKSDDADVQDAVEDAIKYYQKAVAKDASFYAGQMVHAAESIHDQYLHLLNIPESLLQIIEEEKGREARRHLASKEPLLDTTRLEQNQAIAKLISNQQLIDLTIRRSQRWQGEDEREALRLAWRNEMRQDPELLSYLAAPAGNYTEDQEMLKHLYKTYVFKGESLPRYLEQDDLNWEENRPIVKNLVLKTVKMLDEAANETLELMSLSANWQEDKEFAESLYKQTLTEDEKYEKLIAESTQNWDVERVALTDKILLKMALCEMHLFRGIPVKVTINEYIEISKIYSTPKSKQFVNGILDKLAQDLTASGAIRKSGRGLLDNQ